In Callospermophilus lateralis isolate mCalLat2 chromosome 19, mCalLat2.hap1, whole genome shotgun sequence, the following are encoded in one genomic region:
- the Vgf gene encoding neurosecretory protein VGF: protein MKSLRLPASALFCFLLLIKGLGAAPPGRPEAQPPPLSSDHKEPVAGVATPGQKDDSAPDVRAARNSEPQDEGELFQGVDPRALAAVLLQALDRPASSPASGGSQQGPAEDTAEALLTETVRSQTHSLPAPESQAPAVPPRPQTQENGLEAGDPSEELEALASLLQELRDFSPSSAKRQQETAAAETETRTHTLTRVNLESPGPERVWRASWGEFQARVPERAPLPPPAPSQFQARMPENGPLPEAHQFGEGVSSPKTHLGEALAPLSKAYQGLGAPFPKARRPESSLLGGSEAGERLLQQGLAQVEAGRRQAEATRQAAAQEERLADLASDLLLQYLLQGGARQRGLGGRGLQETQEQRESEREEAEQERRGGEERVGEEDEEAAEAEAEAEEAERARQNALLFAEEEDGEAGAEDKRSQEETPGHRRKEAEGAEEGGEEEDDDEEMDPQTIDSLIELSTKLHLPADDVVSIIEEVEEKRKRKKNAPPEPVPPPRAAPAPAPTHVRSPQPPPPAPAPARDELPDWNEVLPPWDREEDEVFPPGPYHPFPNYIRPRTLQPPAASRRRHYHHALPPSRHYPDQEAQAQRAQEAAEAEERRLQEQEELENYIEHVLLRRP from the coding sequence ATGAAATCCCTCAGGTTGCCGGCTTCCGCCCTCTTCTGCTTCCTTCTACTGATCAAGGGGTTAGGAGCAGCGCCCCCGGGGCGCCCCGAGGCGCAGCCTCCTCCCCTCAGCTCTGACCATAAAGAGCCAGTAGCTGGGGTCGCAACGCCCGGGCAAAAGGATGACAGCGCCCCAGACGTCCGAGCCGCTCGAAATTCTGAGCCGCAGGACGAGGGAGAGCTTTTCCAGGGCGTGGATCCCCGGGCGCTGGCCGCGGTGCTGCTGCAGGCACTGGACCGCCCGGCGTCGTCCCCGGCGTCGGGTGGCTCCCAGCAGGGGCCAGCTGAAGACACAGCAGAAGCTCTGCTCACCGAGACCGTGCGCAGCCAGACCCACAGCCTACCGGCCCCAGAGAGCCAGGCACCCGCGGTCCCGCCTCGCCCTCAGACGCAGGAGAACGGTCTGGAAGCGGGAGACCCCTCTGAGGAGCTCGAGGCGCTAGCGTCACTGCTCCAAGAACTTCGAGATTTCAGTCCGAGCAGTGCCAAGCGCCAGCAAGAGACGGCGGCAGCAGAGACCGAAACCCGCACGCACACGCTGACCCGAGTCAATCTggagagccctgggccagagcgcgTCTGGCGCGCTTCCTGGGGAGAATTCCAGGCCCGCGTCCCAGAGCGCGCGCCTCTGCCGCCCCCAGCTCCTTCGCAATTCCAGGCGCGTATGCCTGAGAACGGGCCCCTTCCCGAAGCCCACCAGTTCGGGGAAGGAGTGTCCTCCCCCAAAACACACCTGGGAGAGGCTTTGGCACCCTTATCCAAGGCGTACCAAGGCCTGGGCGCCCCCTTCCCCAAGGCGCGCCGGCCGGAGAGCTCACTCTTGGGCGGCTCCGAGGCGGGGGAGCGCCTACTACAGCAAGGGCTGGCGCAGGTAGAGGCCGGGCGGCGGCAGGCAGAAGCTACAAGGCAGGCCGCGGCGCAGGAAGAGCGGCTGGCCGACCTCGCCTCGGACCTGCTGCTCCAGTATTTGCTGCAGGGCGGGGCACGGCAGCGCGGCCTGGGGGGTCGGGGGCTGCAGGAGACGCAGGAGCAGCGAGAGAGCGAGAGGGAGGAGGCGGAGCAGGAGAGACGCggtggggaggagagggtgggggAAGAGGATGAGGAGGCGGCGGAGGCGGAGGCCGAGGCGGAGGAGGCAGAGAGGGCGCGGCAGAACGCGCTACTGTTTGCCGAGGAGGAGGACGGGGAAGCCGGAGCAGAGGACAAGCGTTCCCAGGAGGAGACACCAGGCCACCGGCGGAAGGAGGCTGAGGGGGCAGAGGAGGGCGGGGAGGAGGAGGACGACGACGAGGAGATGGACCCGCAGACGATCGATAGCCTCATTGAGCTGTCCACTAAACTCCACCTGCCAGCCGACGATGTGGTCAGCATCATCGAGGAGGTGGAGGAGAAGCGGAAGCGGAAGAAGAACGCCCCTCCAGAGCCAGTGCCGCCCCCCCGggccgcccccgcccccgcccccacccACGTCCGCTCCCCGCAGCCCCCGcctcccgcccccgcccccgctcGGGACGAGCTGCCGGACTGGAACGAAGTGCTCCCGCCCTGGGATCGGGAGGAGGACGAGGTGTTTCCCCCTGGGCCCTACCACCCTTTTCCCAACTACATTCGGCCGCGGACACTGCAGCCGCCTGCGGCCTCGCGCCGCCGCCACTATCACCACGCCCTGCCGCCTTCGCGCCACTATCCAGACCAGGAGGCCCAGGCGCAGCGCGCGCAGGAGGCGGCGGAGGCAGAGGAGCGCCGGCTGCAGGAGCAGGAGGAGCTGGAGAATTACATCGAGCACGTGCTGCTCCGGCGCCCGTGA